In Flavivirga abyssicola, the following are encoded in one genomic region:
- a CDS encoding GNAT family N-acetyltransferase → MLKKILPESLDVLSTFLERKVALPIYSAIINNISGTPIYKNTKLELKDKSFLYCIYDFPSYLSGTITNTNWKLKIINTYKGSLILLKNYKGTDHYLKHKFSSGRRSKFRTYQRRLETCFDIEYKSYFGAISKDEYDFLFETFHKMIKNRFLEKKIQNYDLSRWDIYYDIAYPLINSKEAALFVIYNDKKPISICLNLVRNKTIYGYVRTYDIDYSKFYIGFTDFIKQLDWCFDNKIEIFDLLKGNYPYKTKLIDTQYNFQKHILYNSKSILASISANLIVTRTRVFYTLVRFLKKLNFNILYHNFLKYRYRNRELSNMDTSSRKIVIEKLELMDSNANLTNIDINNETFSHLKRPVYNFLYANQESINTIEVFKFQKERDVYIIKGKNNISKITFQ, encoded by the coding sequence ATGCTAAAAAAAATACTACCAGAAAGTTTAGACGTATTAAGTACTTTTTTAGAAAGAAAAGTAGCATTGCCTATTTATAGTGCTATTATAAATAATATTTCAGGTACGCCCATTTATAAAAATACAAAGTTAGAACTTAAAGACAAAAGCTTTTTGTACTGTATTTATGATTTTCCCAGCTATTTAAGTGGGACTATTACAAACACAAATTGGAAATTAAAAATTATAAATACCTATAAGGGATCATTAATTCTACTTAAAAACTATAAAGGCACAGACCATTATTTAAAGCATAAATTTAGTTCTGGAAGACGATCGAAATTTAGAACCTACCAACGGAGGTTGGAAACATGTTTCGATATCGAGTACAAAAGTTACTTTGGGGCTATTTCAAAAGACGAATACGACTTTCTTTTTGAAACATTTCATAAGATGATTAAAAATCGGTTTCTGGAAAAAAAAATACAGAATTACGATTTATCCCGATGGGATATTTACTACGACATAGCCTATCCACTTATAAATAGTAAGGAAGCCGCTTTATTTGTTATTTATAATGATAAAAAGCCTATTAGTATTTGTTTAAACTTAGTAAGAAATAAAACTATTTACGGTTATGTAAGGACTTATGATATTGATTACTCTAAATTCTACATAGGATTTACAGATTTCATAAAACAGTTAGATTGGTGCTTTGACAATAAAATTGAGATTTTCGATTTACTTAAAGGAAATTATCCCTATAAAACTAAATTAATTGATACCCAATATAATTTTCAAAAGCATATTCTTTACAACTCAAAGTCAATTTTAGCAAGCATTTCAGCAAATCTAATAGTGACAAGAACACGTGTTTTCTATACATTGGTGCGTTTTTTAAAGAAGTTGAATTTTAATATACTATACCATAATTTTTTAAAATATAGATATAGAAATAGAGAATTAAGTAATATGGATACCAGTTCAAGAAAAATAGTTATTGAAAAGCTTGAGCTAATGGATTCAAATGCCAATTTAACTAATATTGACATAAATAATGAAACATTTAGCCATTTAAAAAGACCCGTATATAATTTTTTATATGCCAATCAGGAATCAATAAATACCATTGAAGTTTTTAAATTTCAAAAGGAAAGAGATGTTTATATTATAAAAGGAAAAAATAATATATCGAAAATTACTTTTCAATAG
- a CDS encoding GNAT family N-acetyltransferase: MGIIKNITFLKAFLAKSSLPPIYGSISDNKGFDYKAETSKTLHTNKQVFLIKDIPDYLHVDIKETENKTSLSKIKTLKGHLIDFQLFKGFPDYLEQNFSAKSRSNLRRYQNRLETCFNINYICYYGAIPKPEYDNLFVVLKHLLLRRFNEKQEVNYELQHLNEFHDIVYDLVLNKKASIYVIYDGQKPISIRINMHKERLSFYIISGYDIDYSKFHLGAIDMLKSIEWCFNNDFEVYDLLKGYDYYKVKWATTCYHYYNHIVYNSSSIKASFIGKLAYIKEVIKYKCYTATKNSKLYFAYKKINKKIFGITRSDNKKSTFIISNPTKNDIRNIALIDIEKNNDYAFLRKALYDFLFISKESTNNVSVYKFNNSQNTFLIKSKNQSQLVTID; this comes from the coding sequence ATGGGAATTATTAAAAACATAACATTTTTAAAAGCGTTTTTAGCAAAAAGTAGCCTCCCTCCTATCTATGGTTCAATTTCAGATAATAAAGGTTTCGATTACAAAGCGGAAACTAGTAAAACCCTACATACAAATAAACAAGTATTTTTAATAAAAGATATACCAGATTATTTGCACGTAGATATTAAAGAAACAGAAAACAAAACTTCCCTGTCTAAAATAAAAACCCTAAAAGGTCATTTGATAGATTTCCAATTATTTAAAGGTTTTCCCGATTATTTAGAACAAAATTTTAGTGCCAAGAGCAGATCTAACCTAAGACGTTATCAAAATAGATTAGAAACTTGTTTTAATATTAATTATATCTGCTATTATGGAGCCATTCCCAAGCCAGAATATGATAACCTTTTTGTTGTTTTAAAGCATCTATTATTAAGAAGGTTCAATGAAAAACAAGAGGTGAATTATGAATTGCAACATTTGAATGAATTCCATGATATTGTATATGATTTAGTGCTTAATAAAAAAGCAAGTATATATGTTATATATGATGGGCAAAAGCCTATAAGCATTCGAATAAATATGCATAAAGAGCGATTGAGTTTTTATATTATTAGTGGCTATGACATTGATTATTCTAAGTTTCATTTAGGTGCTATAGATATGCTTAAAAGTATTGAGTGGTGTTTCAATAATGATTTTGAAGTTTATGATCTTTTAAAAGGTTACGATTATTACAAAGTAAAATGGGCGACAACATGCTACCATTATTATAATCATATTGTTTATAATTCGAGTTCGATTAAAGCGTCCTTCATTGGGAAATTAGCTTATATAAAAGAAGTCATTAAATACAAATGCTATACAGCCACTAAAAACTCAAAGCTATATTTCGCATATAAGAAAATTAACAAAAAAATATTTGGAATAACACGTAGTGATAATAAAAAATCAACGTTTATCATTTCCAATCCTACCAAAAATGACATAAGGAATATAGCTTTGATAGATATTGAAAAAAATAATGACTATGCCTTTTTAAGAAAGGCTTTATACGATTTTTTATTTATATCTAAAGAATCCACTAATAATGTATCTGTTTATAAATTTAATAATTCACAAAATACGTTTTTAATAAAGTCTAAAAACCAAAGCCAATTAGTAACAATAGATTAA
- a CDS encoding GNAT family N-acetyltransferase, producing MEINKKHINVSFFLDIFFKEEGFPTFYKKVINSFTERVIYRTNSNSNFKIKQSIYSISDVPDYFSTELINTDKHLKQLTTSLYAGYLINLTAFKDLEDYLNNKLGRPRKSQLKRYRKRLDLCMAPEYKIFYGDISKDDYHLLFKNLFSMTERRFDQKEELNFELPYLELYKEIMYSLILNKKACIFAIYHNNIPINISLNFIDEDTVFHWNSCYDIDYQMFNLGHINMINHLEWAFQNNFKLFDMGRGDFLHKRKYVNENYMYREQVIYNSKSLQASMIAHIKIIKLKTRFGLIQFLKKTKMHLWYSKYVKYKYRLIKAKSKPPKEIKFNMDNTVSEIPELKSLNTIDLSKGEYRFLIKPLNYFLHKCQEFVNNVNIYKDIDNKGTFYFKGLKSVQKIVIAD from the coding sequence ATGGAAATAAATAAAAAACATATCAACGTAAGTTTTTTTCTGGACATCTTCTTTAAAGAAGAGGGCTTCCCCACTTTTTATAAAAAAGTGATCAATTCGTTTACAGAAAGGGTTATTTATAGAACAAATTCTAATTCCAATTTTAAAATAAAACAATCAATATATAGTATTAGTGATGTTCCTGATTATTTTTCAACCGAGCTTATTAATACAGATAAGCATTTAAAACAGTTAACAACTTCGCTATATGCTGGTTATTTAATAAACTTAACAGCTTTCAAAGACTTAGAAGACTACTTAAATAATAAATTAGGCAGACCCAGAAAATCCCAATTAAAAAGGTACAGAAAACGATTGGATTTATGTATGGCTCCAGAATACAAAATATTCTACGGAGATATCTCAAAAGATGACTACCACTTACTTTTTAAGAATTTATTCTCAATGACTGAACGGCGTTTTGATCAAAAAGAAGAATTGAATTTTGAATTGCCTTATTTAGAATTATATAAAGAGATCATGTATTCATTGATATTAAATAAAAAAGCCTGCATATTTGCTATATATCATAACAATATCCCCATTAACATCTCTCTAAACTTTATTGATGAAGATACTGTTTTTCATTGGAATAGTTGTTACGATATAGACTATCAAATGTTTAATTTAGGGCACATCAATATGATAAATCACTTAGAATGGGCTTTTCAAAACAACTTTAAACTTTTTGATATGGGTAGAGGTGATTTTTTGCATAAACGAAAATATGTCAATGAAAATTATATGTATAGAGAGCAAGTTATATACAATTCAAAGTCATTACAAGCTTCAATGATAGCACACATTAAAATAATAAAATTGAAAACCAGATTTGGGCTAATTCAATTTCTAAAAAAAACTAAAATGCATTTATGGTATAGTAAATATGTTAAATATAAATACAGACTCATCAAAGCCAAAAGTAAACCACCTAAAGAAATAAAATTTAATATGGATAATACGGTTTCAGAAATACCAGAGCTTAAGAGCTTAAATACAATAGATCTTAGCAAAGGAGAATACAGGTTTTTAATAAAACCATTAAATTATTTTCTACATAAATGTCAAGAATTCGTAAATAATGTTAATATATACAAAGACATCGATAATAAGGGGACTTTTTATTTTAAAGGTTTAAAAAGTGTACAAAAAATAGTAATTGCAGATTAA